One Microbacterium sp. W4I20 DNA window includes the following coding sequences:
- a CDS encoding multidrug effflux MFS transporter, translating into MSDAPRTDPTPTTPQPESTATGSIRTSTPTGAIRTLGSNPATAPIMLHPGDAISLGRRTLYIILLGALTALGPFTIDLYLPAFPVLEEDFQTTSAAIQLTLTGTMIGFAVGQLVVGPLSDKVGRRLPLIAVTALHVLASFAAAFAPDLALLSASRVLMGIGAAAGGVVAMAIVRDLFGGKRLVVMLSRLALVSGVAPVVAPLIGSWLLTLMPWRGIFGVLAVYGIVMLVSAIIFVPETLPAARRQGRGGASMLQRYRSVLSDRVFIGVLIIGGMSFSGLFSYLSASPFLFQETHGLDAQQYGLLFAVNSLGVVTGVQVASRLAARFGPQWVLAYSTAVLLLAGVAIIVTDQLGLGLWGTVVPLFVFMTACGFTLPNVQVLALDRHGKAAGTAASILGAANFGVAGLISPVVGWISKDAGITATTMASVMVGCAVIGLLSLWFVVRPRTVGMLTP; encoded by the coding sequence GTGTCCGACGCTCCACGCACTGACCCCACCCCGACGACCCCGCAGCCCGAAAGCACGGCGACCGGCAGCATCCGCACGTCCACTCCCACCGGGGCCATCCGCACCCTGGGGAGCAATCCGGCGACCGCGCCGATCATGCTGCACCCGGGAGATGCGATCTCCCTCGGCCGCAGAACGCTCTACATCATCCTGCTCGGCGCGCTCACGGCGCTCGGACCGTTCACGATCGACCTGTACCTCCCGGCCTTCCCGGTGCTGGAGGAGGACTTCCAGACCACGTCCGCCGCGATCCAGCTGACCCTCACCGGCACGATGATCGGCTTCGCCGTCGGCCAGCTCGTCGTCGGACCGCTGAGCGACAAGGTCGGTCGACGCCTTCCGCTGATCGCCGTCACGGCTCTGCATGTGCTCGCCAGCTTCGCAGCTGCCTTCGCTCCCGACCTCGCACTGCTCAGCGCCTCGCGGGTGCTCATGGGCATCGGCGCGGCGGCCGGCGGCGTCGTGGCCATGGCTATCGTGCGGGACCTGTTCGGCGGCAAGCGCCTGGTCGTGATGCTCTCCCGGCTCGCGCTCGTGTCGGGCGTCGCGCCGGTGGTCGCCCCGCTGATCGGCTCCTGGCTCCTCACCCTCATGCCCTGGCGCGGCATCTTCGGCGTGCTCGCCGTCTACGGCATCGTGATGCTGGTGTCGGCGATCATCTTCGTCCCCGAGACCCTGCCCGCGGCTCGACGCCAAGGACGCGGCGGCGCCTCGATGCTGCAGCGCTACCGCTCCGTGCTGTCGGACCGCGTGTTCATCGGGGTGCTCATCATCGGCGGCATGAGCTTCTCCGGACTGTTCTCGTACCTGTCGGCATCCCCCTTCCTCTTCCAGGAGACGCACGGCCTCGATGCCCAGCAGTACGGGCTACTCTTCGCGGTGAACTCGCTCGGCGTGGTCACGGGTGTGCAGGTCGCATCGCGGCTCGCCGCGCGCTTCGGTCCGCAGTGGGTGCTGGCCTACTCGACCGCCGTTCTTCTGCTCGCGGGCGTCGCGATCATCGTCACCGACCAACTCGGCCTCGGCCTCTGGGGCACGGTCGTGCCGCTGTTCGTGTTCATGACCGCCTGCGGGTTCACCCTGCCGAACGTGCAGGTGCTGGCGCTCGACAGGCACGGCAAGGCGGCCGGCACCGCGGCATCCATCCTCGGCGCGGCCAACTTCGGTGTCGCCGGGCTGATCTCGCCGGTGGTCGGCTGGATCTCGAAGGATGCCGGGATCACCGCCACGACCATGGCGTCCGTGATGGTCGGATGCGCCGTGATCGGCCTCCTCTCGCTGTGGTTCGTCGTGCGCCCGCGCACCGTGGGCATGCTCACTCCCTGA
- a CDS encoding phosphatase PAP2 family protein, with translation MNRRKLLWWGVGCLALATALGAAIVFGFEEPPALDQWWNETVASVRGDWMYGFALALNWIGGGWVAILGVPLLAILALLLARRWRGALFAAICFALSAGAVQLLKQLFGRARPEDMLVLSDYGSFPSGHTANAATIALVVWVLFPKAWTAIVGAVWILAMALSRTFLSVHWASDTLGGALVGAGVVLVLAAWLLPWAQRRKGETVPDRLRAPRTT, from the coding sequence ATGAACAGGCGGAAGCTTCTCTGGTGGGGTGTGGGCTGTCTCGCGCTCGCCACGGCTCTGGGAGCCGCGATCGTGTTCGGCTTCGAAGAGCCGCCGGCCCTCGATCAGTGGTGGAATGAGACGGTCGCGAGCGTCCGCGGCGACTGGATGTACGGCTTCGCGCTGGCGTTGAACTGGATCGGCGGCGGGTGGGTCGCGATCCTCGGTGTCCCCCTGCTCGCGATACTGGCGCTGCTGCTGGCCCGCCGCTGGCGGGGCGCCCTGTTCGCGGCGATCTGCTTCGCGCTGAGCGCCGGGGCCGTGCAGCTGCTCAAGCAGCTCTTCGGACGCGCCCGCCCCGAGGACATGCTGGTCCTGAGCGACTACGGCTCCTTCCCCTCGGGGCATACGGCCAACGCCGCGACCATCGCCCTCGTCGTCTGGGTGCTGTTCCCGAAGGCGTGGACCGCGATCGTCGGCGCCGTCTGGATCCTGGCGATGGCGCTGTCGCGCACCTTCCTCTCGGTGCACTGGGCGAGCGACACCCTCGGCGGAGCCCTCGTCGGAGCGGGCGTCGTGCTGGTGCTCGCCGCCTGGCTGCTGCCCTGGGCGCAGCGGCGGAAGGGCGAGACGGTCCCCGATAGGCTGAGGGCTCCCCGAACCACCTGA
- a CDS encoding GNAT family N-acetyltransferase: protein MPSIRPYRPTDRSALYGICVKTADAGGDATGILSDDSLWGDLFAVPYAERHPDLCWVVETDDGRAIGYIVATDDTDAFYTWFRDEWWPPLRERFPRPEEPATREDHMVDYGYTRMPGIEPNAAEYPAHLHIDLLPETQGHGFGRRLMETLFAELTRRGVTGLHLGIDPKNAGAAAFYERIGMHRLESAPGGQLYGVRFPQTD, encoded by the coding sequence GTGCCGAGCATCCGCCCCTACCGTCCGACGGATCGTTCAGCCCTGTACGGGATCTGCGTGAAGACGGCCGACGCGGGCGGTGACGCGACCGGCATCCTCTCGGACGATTCGCTGTGGGGCGACCTGTTCGCGGTTCCCTACGCCGAGCGGCATCCCGACCTCTGCTGGGTGGTCGAGACCGACGACGGACGCGCGATCGGCTACATCGTGGCGACCGACGACACCGACGCGTTCTACACCTGGTTCCGCGACGAGTGGTGGCCGCCGCTGCGCGAGCGGTTCCCGCGACCGGAAGAGCCCGCCACGCGCGAGGACCACATGGTCGACTACGGCTACACCCGGATGCCGGGGATCGAGCCGAACGCCGCCGAGTACCCGGCGCACCTGCACATCGACCTGCTGCCCGAGACGCAGGGCCACGGGTTCGGGCGACGCCTGATGGAGACGCTGTTCGCCGAGCTGACGCGCCGCGGCGTGACCGGGCTGCACCTGGGCATCGACCCGAAGAACGCCGGCGCCGCCGCCTTCTACGAGCGGATCGGGATGCACCGGTTGGAGTCCGCACCCGGCGGGCAGCTGTACGGAGTGCGGTTCCCGCAGACGGACTGA
- a CDS encoding DUF4406 domain-containing protein: MKKPLLILIAGPYRSGTGGDPAAIARNLETLEAAAAPLHRLGHVPMIGEWVALPTLRGLDETEAAQTDVMYETAARLLQHCDAVLRLPGASAGADNDVAIARERGLPVYHRVEEIPAA; encoded by the coding sequence ATGAAGAAGCCACTCCTGATCCTGATCGCCGGCCCCTACCGCTCCGGCACCGGCGGAGACCCCGCTGCCATCGCCCGCAATCTCGAGACGCTCGAGGCCGCGGCTGCTCCCCTCCACCGCCTCGGCCACGTGCCGATGATCGGCGAATGGGTCGCGCTGCCGACCCTCCGCGGCCTCGACGAGACCGAGGCCGCGCAGACCGACGTGATGTACGAGACCGCCGCCCGCCTGCTCCAGCACTGCGATGCCGTGCTCCGGCTGCCGGGCGCCTCCGCCGGTGCCGACAACGACGTCGCGATCGCCCGCGAGCGTGGACTGCCGGTCTACCACCGGGTCGAGGAGATCCCGGCCGCATAG
- a CDS encoding DeoR/GlpR family DNA-binding transcription regulator, producing MLSAQRKDHLLELLAADGRVVAKSVAMDLGVSEDSIRRDLRELAEAGSCIRVYGGALPVPAADAPVAQRLSVASDSKERVARAAVARIRPASTIILDAGTTTLAMARMLPHGADLTVITPSPAVALAAMEHSAARVLMVGGELNRHSGVAGGALAQEAIARLAADVFFLGVTGVDPEQGLTTGELDDAVTKRALAARSAEVLVLASAEKIGAVSRFPVLALDEVSGVIVDPGDQNPLVSALHGVGRGGR from the coding sequence ATGCTGAGTGCACAGCGCAAGGATCATCTGCTCGAGCTCCTCGCCGCGGACGGGCGCGTCGTCGCCAAGTCGGTCGCGATGGATCTGGGTGTGTCCGAGGACTCCATCCGACGTGATCTGCGAGAACTCGCGGAAGCCGGGTCCTGCATCCGCGTCTACGGCGGGGCGCTCCCGGTGCCGGCGGCCGACGCGCCCGTCGCTCAGCGGCTGAGCGTTGCGAGCGACAGCAAGGAGCGCGTGGCACGGGCCGCCGTCGCCCGCATCCGTCCGGCGTCGACGATCATCCTCGATGCCGGCACGACCACGCTGGCGATGGCGCGAATGCTGCCGCACGGAGCCGACCTGACCGTGATCACCCCGAGTCCCGCTGTCGCGCTCGCTGCGATGGAGCATTCGGCGGCCCGCGTGCTGATGGTCGGTGGCGAGCTCAACAGGCACTCCGGCGTGGCGGGCGGCGCCCTCGCCCAGGAGGCGATCGCGCGCCTCGCGGCTGACGTGTTCTTCCTCGGCGTGACCGGCGTCGACCCGGAGCAGGGTCTCACCACCGGCGAGCTGGACGACGCTGTGACGAAGCGGGCACTCGCCGCCCGCAGCGCGGAGGTGCTCGTGCTCGCGAGCGCCGAGAAGATCGGGGCGGTCTCTCGCTTCCCGGTACTCGCACTCGATGAGGTATCGGGCGTGATCGTCGATCCCGGTGATCAGAACCCGCTCGTCAGTGCTCTTCATGGCGTCGGGCGCGGTGGCCGCTGA
- the mpaB gene encoding daptide biosynthesis RiPP recognition protein, with protein sequence MSVHSTMPPRSSHRIAAAFEQYVSGRRAGAEGTVFFLESAAHLDEVRRIALPGDAVIAPTTIAPDDADDRVTAVAYDGAWREPGDEMTLDGRHTFELQDYLAAPFISIVGLTVVRHGSAAGIAAFFSDADSARSSGAFVDQLLSSAVLLDSRASLAGGAASELTRVHVTAEGEYRDGPDGLLLGRAGDSRADIEAAALTGAGPGRSFARIIGDGDLGSALDARPWFARYVAALELLRQWDRREAPTKISGFGGHLVTALDHDGPAITSADAPFLIADQDGDHVLVERATRRRFRLGLDAARAAECLIATGDEAAASRLLGAEIGRREGEVEGVVREIRARFAVAGIDLASFARSPR encoded by the coding sequence ATGAGCGTGCACTCGACGATGCCGCCGCGGAGCAGTCACCGGATCGCCGCCGCGTTCGAACAGTATGTGAGCGGACGCCGCGCAGGCGCCGAAGGGACGGTCTTCTTCCTCGAGTCCGCCGCGCACCTCGACGAGGTGCGACGCATCGCTCTGCCCGGCGACGCCGTGATCGCGCCCACGACGATCGCGCCGGACGACGCCGACGACCGGGTCACCGCCGTGGCCTACGACGGCGCGTGGCGCGAACCGGGCGACGAGATGACCCTCGACGGCCGCCACACGTTCGAGCTGCAGGACTATCTGGCGGCGCCGTTCATCTCCATCGTGGGACTGACTGTCGTGCGGCATGGTTCGGCCGCGGGCATCGCGGCGTTCTTCAGCGACGCCGATTCGGCCCGTTCTTCGGGGGCGTTCGTCGACCAGCTGCTGAGCAGCGCGGTGCTCCTCGACTCCCGAGCATCGTTGGCCGGTGGCGCGGCGAGCGAGCTCACACGGGTGCACGTCACGGCCGAGGGGGAGTACCGCGATGGACCCGACGGGCTGCTGCTCGGCCGGGCCGGCGACTCTCGCGCCGACATCGAGGCGGCAGCCCTCACGGGTGCGGGGCCAGGGCGCTCGTTCGCGCGGATCATCGGCGACGGCGATCTCGGTTCGGCGCTCGACGCGCGCCCCTGGTTCGCCCGCTACGTGGCTGCCCTCGAGCTCCTTCGCCAGTGGGACCGGCGCGAGGCGCCGACCAAGATATCCGGCTTCGGCGGCCATCTCGTCACCGCGCTCGACCACGACGGACCGGCGATCACCTCGGCTGACGCCCCGTTCCTCATCGCCGACCAGGACGGTGATCACGTACTGGTGGAGCGCGCGACGCGGCGCCGATTCCGGCTGGGACTCGATGCCGCCAGGGCCGCGGAGTGCCTGATCGCCACCGGCGACGAGGCCGCGGCATCCAGGCTCCTCGGGGCCGAGATCGGCCGGCGCGAAGGCGAGGTCGAGGGCGTGGTGCGCGAGATCCGTGCGCGCTTCGCTGTAGCCGGCATCGATCTCGCATCGTTCGCGCGGAGCCCCCGGTGA
- the mpaD gene encoding daptide-type RiPP biosynthesis aminotransferase, translated as MRRAPSLPRRPLWEGLTAPSAWDRPTEQAVGATGVRVLTADGASLLCATSGLWNVPLGYGNEAVADAVGAALRSASYLSLFRSSHSYAQQTAETLLSLTGEDRYARVVFSTSGAAANDLTMKLVRHTAALRGAPHRNLVVGLQGGYHGLTYGALSLSGDALGQSVYSADRRGVRHVSAQDGGEQLRQLFAREGDRIAALVLEPVLGSGAVVLDDAFLAAVAEVRAVFDFVLVADEVATGFGRTGSLFASERWPVAPDVLVLSKALTNGAAAASAVLVSEAVCEVFDRRDAVFVHAETQAGTPASCAAILATAAEFERLDALRLAQDLGDALDTTIARIGEHPGVVGTRGAGCFRSLLLARDGRALDGAEVAQVVAATRRAGAIVQPGPSCIQLVPAYVYERRDLDELETAVLHGLDDCEVAA; from the coding sequence GTGAGGCGCGCTCCGTCTCTCCCTCGCCGTCCGCTGTGGGAGGGGCTGACCGCGCCCAGTGCCTGGGACCGCCCGACCGAGCAGGCCGTGGGCGCCACCGGCGTGCGGGTCCTCACGGCCGACGGCGCCTCGCTGCTGTGCGCGACCAGCGGGCTCTGGAACGTCCCGCTCGGATACGGCAACGAAGCCGTGGCGGATGCCGTCGGTGCGGCCCTGCGTTCTGCCTCCTACCTGTCGCTGTTCCGCTCGTCGCACTCCTACGCGCAGCAGACGGCAGAGACCCTCCTGTCGCTCACGGGTGAGGATCGCTATGCCCGCGTGGTGTTCTCGACCTCGGGCGCCGCTGCCAACGACCTCACCATGAAGCTGGTCCGGCACACGGCGGCGCTCCGCGGCGCACCGCACCGCAACCTCGTGGTCGGGCTTCAGGGCGGATACCACGGGCTGACCTACGGGGCCTTGAGCCTCAGCGGTGACGCCCTCGGCCAGTCGGTGTACTCCGCCGACCGGAGGGGCGTGCGGCACGTGTCGGCGCAGGACGGCGGGGAGCAGCTCCGGCAGCTCTTCGCGCGAGAGGGGGATCGGATCGCCGCGCTCGTACTGGAGCCGGTGCTCGGCTCGGGCGCCGTCGTGCTCGACGACGCATTCCTCGCCGCGGTCGCCGAGGTGCGGGCGGTGTTCGACTTCGTGCTGGTCGCCGACGAGGTGGCCACCGGGTTCGGACGCACCGGGTCGTTGTTCGCGTCGGAGCGCTGGCCGGTCGCACCCGACGTGCTCGTGCTGTCGAAGGCGCTGACCAACGGGGCCGCCGCGGCATCCGCTGTTCTGGTGTCGGAAGCGGTGTGCGAGGTCTTCGATCGCAGGGATGCGGTCTTCGTCCATGCCGAGACGCAGGCGGGCACCCCGGCCTCTTGCGCCGCCATCCTCGCCACCGCGGCCGAGTTCGAGCGCCTCGATGCTCTTCGGCTGGCGCAGGATCTCGGCGACGCCCTCGATACGACCATCGCCCGCATCGGCGAGCACCCCGGTGTCGTCGGCACGCGGGGCGCCGGCTGCTTCCGCTCCCTGTTGCTCGCCCGCGACGGGCGGGCGCTCGACGGTGCGGAGGTCGCGCAGGTCGTGGCCGCGACGCGTCGAGCCGGTGCGATCGTGCAGCCCGGGCCGAGCTGCATCCAGCTCGTGCCCGCCTACGTCTACGAGCGCCGAGACCTCGACGAACTCGAGACCGCGGTCCTGCACGGCCTCGACGACTGTGAGGTCGCCGCGTGA
- the mpaC gene encoding daptide-type RiPP biosynthesis dehydogenase, with translation MITIMESYEPVRVTAGAGSTAAALARFPLGDRPLVIRDPAVGPVGLAMLPGAIDLSVDAAAGDAHLVAAILAAGRNATAVVALGGGSTMDAAKIARMLLVAPELATPLRALAERSGFVRIPELVSSRNAGIPLMAIPTTLGTGAEVSSVACQVTPWGRRLLAGARLRPDHAVLDPVHTSTLPWLLQMEGLLEVILRVVGPLIGSARSLAADHDAHAIVTGAAGLAESLRTGFLGADERLLAAQLSAASHRSWALVGRASYAAKHWYLANELSWATGTRKIPATVTVLPAIWGRITDGDERWGSRDRLALAWSWVRAAVPDLPAEVREGLPVLFDRWGLRPIDAPGAARVQEATARAHESWGGRLPALGRISSAEIHEVFAESALAAADPLIDHREEVIAK, from the coding sequence GTGATCACCATCATGGAGTCCTACGAACCGGTGCGGGTGACGGCCGGCGCAGGGTCCACTGCTGCGGCTCTCGCCCGCTTCCCCCTCGGCGACCGGCCGCTGGTGATCCGTGATCCCGCTGTCGGACCCGTCGGGCTGGCGATGCTTCCGGGGGCCATCGACCTGAGCGTGGATGCCGCGGCGGGCGATGCACACCTCGTGGCCGCCATCCTCGCGGCCGGTCGGAACGCGACAGCGGTGGTGGCCCTGGGCGGCGGCTCGACCATGGATGCGGCGAAGATCGCCCGGATGCTGCTCGTCGCACCCGAACTGGCCACGCCGCTGCGGGCGCTCGCCGAGCGGAGCGGCTTCGTGCGCATCCCCGAACTCGTCTCCTCGCGGAACGCGGGAATACCGCTGATGGCCATCCCGACGACCCTGGGCACCGGCGCCGAAGTCAGCAGCGTGGCGTGCCAGGTGACTCCGTGGGGTCGTCGGCTCCTGGCCGGTGCGCGTCTGCGCCCCGATCATGCGGTCCTCGACCCGGTGCACACCTCCACGCTTCCGTGGCTGCTGCAGATGGAAGGACTGCTCGAGGTGATCCTCCGGGTCGTGGGGCCCCTGATCGGGAGCGCGCGCTCGCTCGCCGCCGATCACGACGCGCACGCCATCGTCACGGGCGCAGCCGGGCTGGCCGAGTCGCTGCGGACAGGGTTCCTCGGCGCCGACGAACGGCTCCTGGCAGCACAGCTGAGCGCGGCGAGTCACCGCAGCTGGGCGCTCGTCGGCCGCGCGAGCTACGCGGCCAAGCACTGGTACCTCGCCAATGAGCTCTCGTGGGCGACCGGCACGAGGAAGATCCCGGCGACGGTCACCGTGCTGCCTGCGATCTGGGGTCGCATCACCGACGGCGACGAACGCTGGGGATCGCGTGACCGCCTCGCTCTGGCCTGGTCCTGGGTGCGTGCCGCTGTTCCCGACCTCCCCGCCGAGGTGCGTGAGGGGCTGCCGGTGCTGTTCGACCGGTGGGGCCTGCGCCCGATCGATGCACCCGGCGCGGCGCGAGTTCAGGAAGCGACGGCGCGCGCCCATGAGTCCTGGGGTGGGCGCCTCCCCGCCCTCGGCCGCATCAGCTCCGCGGAGATCCACGAGGTGTTCGCGGAGTCCGCCCTCGCGGCTGCGGATCCTCTCATCGACCACCGGGAGGAGGTGATAGCGAAATGA
- a CDS encoding daptide-type RiPP — protein sequence MSALDLRIEELPAMDAPSEWGDFVNGVLTGLAIVAIGAAVT from the coding sequence ATGAGTGCACTGGACCTGCGCATCGAGGAACTCCCGGCGATGGACGCCCCCTCGGAATGGGGCGACTTCGTCAACGGAGTACTGACCGGACTGGCCATCGTCGCCATCGGCGCCGCCGTCACCTAG
- a CDS encoding daptide-type RiPP: protein MEISNELRFEELESMDAPDFWTWYAAVKIGVVVGIIGLAAT from the coding sequence ATGGAGATCTCGAACGAACTGCGATTCGAAGAGCTCGAGTCGATGGACGCCCCCGACTTCTGGACCTGGTACGCCGCGGTCAAGATCGGCGTCGTCGTCGGCATCATCGGGCTGGCCGCGACCTGA
- a CDS encoding daptide-type RiPP, which yields MDLSFEEIEAMDAPEPWYIIVGDIIIIVGAAVALT from the coding sequence ATGGATCTGAGCTTCGAGGAGATCGAGGCGATGGATGCACCCGAGCCCTGGTACATCATCGTCGGCGACATCATCATCATCGTCGGCGCCGCCGTCGCACTCACCTGA
- the mpaM gene encoding daptide-type RiPP biosynthesis methyltransferase, whose translation MCPLSRTAAQLLAALDPHAVVGELYSERGSEIYDAMTAGDDSEVREILRAGGRTRGSILELACGSGRLTLPLARLQREVVALDNSPRMLQLLEARARDAGIERIRPVLGDMSAFDLDEQFGLIVLATTSVTLLDAAQRRGLFDAVRRHLAPDGVFLVSVHAVEVGRGRAETLLVPLSVDEPDVVLLTEDVNESGGYRDVSVLRLRRMQGELVTEAFASRVHLIEESRLREELHDAGLVVGDVAAVRFTEGMRSVSMIECSR comes from the coding sequence ATGTGCCCCCTGAGCCGCACGGCAGCGCAGCTGCTCGCCGCCCTCGACCCGCACGCGGTCGTCGGCGAGCTCTACAGCGAACGAGGATCCGAGATCTACGACGCGATGACAGCGGGCGACGACAGCGAGGTCCGTGAGATCCTGCGTGCCGGCGGCCGGACCCGGGGGAGCATCCTCGAACTCGCCTGCGGGTCGGGACGACTGACCCTGCCGCTCGCACGCCTCCAACGCGAGGTGGTGGCTCTCGACAACTCGCCGCGGATGCTGCAGCTGCTCGAGGCCAGAGCGCGGGATGCCGGCATCGAGCGCATCCGCCCGGTGCTCGGCGACATGAGCGCCTTCGATCTCGACGAGCAGTTCGGTCTGATCGTGCTCGCGACGACCTCGGTCACGCTGCTCGATGCGGCGCAGCGGCGGGGTCTGTTCGATGCCGTGCGTCGGCACCTCGCACCGGACGGGGTCTTCCTCGTCTCGGTGCACGCCGTCGAGGTCGGACGCGGCCGCGCCGAGACGCTGCTCGTCCCGCTCTCTGTCGACGAGCCCGACGTGGTGCTCCTGACCGAAGACGTGAACGAGTCGGGTGGATACCGGGACGTGAGCGTCCTGCGCCTACGCCGGATGCAGGGCGAGCTCGTGACCGAGGCGTTCGCCTCGCGCGTGCACCTGATCGAGGAGAGCCGGCTTCGTGAGGAGCTGCACGACGCCGGGCTGGTCGTGGGCGACGTCGCTGCGGTCCGCTTCACCGAGGGCATGCGGAGCGTGTCGATGATCGAGTGCTCCCGATGA
- a CDS encoding YcaO-like family protein encodes MTPALQTLAAESGLARDFAVIAPDGARAALWKVLVDVGLGDSDEYPLAYVGAYDLRRRHALERGAGEAVERFALAQRSAPDVRGALGALRAAAEHDVWWPRWVCADAFRTVPLDWYRATRLTDARPVLVPGAAIDDDGGRRRRSAGTDPALFDPSPSGAAAGLDAGSAVRAALLEVIERDAVLCAWRTGLGVSIIEPAGGDPDLDRLAAEAARIGLQPIFGEISGAVPGVRVICCAIVDRSGDEALTSFGAKASASGSAAARGALQEALQIHELLGNLRTRISRPAAFEQPHPALVVDDVARAWWWTTGSAAVSMEDWIAGWARTARHAAAPDTAPTVEGLVAHIVRDGGSPLLVDLTLRLPQPIQALGWHAVKVVCPGYQQLRLDESIDETWDNDRLAAWARRHRRASPDTSILPHPLI; translated from the coding sequence ATGACCCCCGCGCTGCAGACCCTCGCCGCGGAATCCGGCCTCGCCCGCGATTTCGCGGTCATCGCTCCCGACGGTGCCCGCGCGGCACTCTGGAAGGTGCTCGTCGATGTCGGTCTCGGCGACAGCGACGAGTACCCGCTCGCCTACGTCGGCGCCTACGATCTCCGTCGACGCCATGCTCTGGAGCGGGGTGCGGGTGAGGCCGTCGAACGCTTCGCTCTCGCGCAGCGCAGCGCGCCCGATGTTCGCGGCGCCCTCGGCGCGCTGCGGGCCGCTGCGGAGCACGACGTGTGGTGGCCGCGGTGGGTGTGCGCCGATGCGTTCCGAACGGTACCGCTGGACTGGTACCGCGCGACTCGCCTGACCGACGCTCGCCCGGTCCTCGTGCCGGGTGCCGCCATCGATGACGACGGGGGTCGACGCCGGCGGTCGGCGGGCACGGATCCCGCGCTCTTCGACCCTTCGCCGTCCGGAGCCGCCGCCGGACTCGACGCCGGATCGGCGGTGCGTGCCGCCCTTCTCGAGGTGATCGAGCGGGATGCCGTGCTGTGCGCCTGGCGGACAGGGCTCGGAGTCTCGATCATCGAACCCGCCGGCGGCGATCCCGACCTCGACCGGCTCGCCGCGGAGGCCGCACGCATCGGGCTGCAGCCGATCTTCGGTGAGATCTCGGGCGCCGTACCGGGGGTGCGCGTGATCTGCTGCGCCATCGTCGACCGATCGGGGGATGAGGCCCTGACCTCGTTCGGCGCCAAGGCGTCGGCATCCGGCTCCGCGGCGGCGCGCGGAGCACTGCAGGAGGCACTGCAGATCCATGAACTGCTGGGCAACCTCCGCACACGCATCTCGCGCCCTGCAGCCTTCGAGCAGCCGCATCCCGCGCTGGTCGTGGACGACGTGGCGCGTGCCTGGTGGTGGACGACAGGGTCGGCTGCCGTCTCGATGGAGGACTGGATCGCCGGGTGGGCGCGCACGGCTCGGCATGCGGCTGCGCCGGACACCGCGCCCACGGTCGAGGGCCTCGTCGCCCACATCGTCCGCGACGGCGGCAGCCCGCTCCTCGTGGACCTCACCCTGCGACTGCCTCAGCCGATCCAGGCGCTCGGCTGGCATGCGGTCAAGGTCGTTTGCCCGGGGTACCAGCAGCTGCGGCTCGATGAATCGATCGACGAGACGTGGGACAACGATCGCCTGGCCGCGTGGGCCCGCCGCCACCGCCGAGCCTCCCCTGACACCTCGATCCTCCCGCACCCGCTGATCTAG